The following are encoded together in the Streptomyces flavofungini genome:
- a CDS encoding MFS transporter, with translation MSTTPPPSAIELDDQPRGARPPDDDGAFGWLRALGPRGRRAFAGAFGGYALDSYDYFTLPLSMVALSAYFGLNSGQTGLFTTVTLVVSAVGGAVAGVVADRIGRVKALMITVITYAVFTVACGFAPNYETLLVFRALQGLGFGGEWAVGAILVAEYATAKNRGRTLGAIQSSWAVGWGLAAIVYTLVFQFLDDDIAWRVMFFTGALPALLVIYVRRNVHDAPEAAAERERSTEKGSFTAIFKPGLLRITLFAVLLSTGVQGGYYTLATWVPTYLKEDRGLTVVGTGGYLTFLISGAFIGYLTGGYLTDKLGRKRNITLFAFLSAASIAAYTNIPDDANGLLLVLGFPLGFCMSAIFSGFGSFLSELYPAAVRGTGQGFTYNTGRAVGAVFPTTVGFLADSWGVGGALIFGAFGYALAVIALFGLPETRGRELQ, from the coding sequence ATGAGCACGACTCCCCCGCCCTCCGCCATAGAGCTGGACGACCAGCCACGCGGGGCCCGACCACCGGACGACGACGGCGCGTTCGGCTGGCTGCGCGCGCTCGGCCCGCGCGGCCGCCGGGCCTTCGCCGGCGCCTTCGGCGGGTACGCGCTCGACTCCTACGACTACTTCACGCTGCCGCTGAGCATGGTCGCGCTCTCGGCCTACTTCGGCCTGAACAGCGGCCAGACGGGGCTGTTCACGACCGTCACGCTGGTCGTCTCCGCGGTGGGCGGCGCCGTCGCGGGCGTCGTCGCGGACCGCATCGGCCGGGTGAAGGCCCTGATGATCACCGTGATCACGTACGCGGTGTTCACCGTCGCCTGCGGCTTCGCGCCCAACTACGAGACCCTGCTGGTCTTCCGCGCCCTCCAGGGGCTCGGTTTCGGCGGCGAGTGGGCGGTCGGCGCGATCCTGGTCGCCGAGTACGCGACCGCCAAGAACCGCGGCCGTACGCTCGGCGCGATCCAGAGCTCCTGGGCCGTCGGCTGGGGACTCGCCGCGATCGTCTACACCCTGGTCTTCCAGTTCCTGGACGACGACATCGCCTGGCGCGTCATGTTCTTCACCGGTGCGCTGCCCGCGCTGCTCGTGATCTACGTACGCCGCAACGTGCACGACGCCCCCGAGGCCGCGGCCGAGCGCGAACGGAGCACGGAGAAGGGCTCGTTCACGGCGATCTTCAAGCCGGGGCTGCTGCGCATCACCCTGTTCGCGGTGCTGCTGTCCACCGGCGTCCAGGGCGGCTACTACACGCTGGCCACCTGGGTGCCCACGTACCTCAAGGAGGACCGCGGCCTGACGGTCGTCGGCACGGGCGGGTACCTGACGTTCCTGATCTCCGGTGCCTTCATCGGCTATCTGACGGGCGGGTACCTCACCGACAAGCTGGGCCGCAAGCGCAACATCACGCTGTTCGCGTTCCTGTCCGCGGCCAGCATCGCGGCCTACACGAACATCCCGGACGACGCCAACGGCCTTCTCCTGGTGCTCGGTTTCCCGCTGGGCTTCTGCATGTCGGCGATCTTCAGCGGCTTCGGCTCCTTCCTCAGCGAGCTGTACCCGGCCGCCGTGCGCGGCACGGGGCAGGGCTTCACTTACAACACCGGCCGCGCGGTGGGCGCCGTGTTCCCGACGACCGTCGGTTTCCTCGCGGACAGCTGGGGCGTCGGCGGAGCGCTCATCTTCGGAGCGTTCGGTTACGCGCTCGCCGTGATCGCCCTGTTCGGCCTGCCCGAGACGCGCGGAAGGGAACTGCAGTGA